A genomic region of Cydia strobilella chromosome 12, ilCydStro3.1, whole genome shotgun sequence contains the following coding sequences:
- the LOC134745900 gene encoding serine-enriched protein isoform X1: MRSGALAAMEAEPDLSTFENKSGLAEDMKFLASMPELCDVTFLVGDTREPVCAVKAVLAARSRVFQKMLYQAPSPQRKKEPAPRENKLRLFLKRSSEPLLNLQNAAQQRSAFAQQLAPIQEPSSQQHQTLIIEEFEPDVFRQLIEYIHTGCVTLQPRTLLGVMNAADYYGLDELRRACAGFVQCCITVDTVCALLASAERYIQYKCTKSLVQKVLEFVDEHGNEVLNLGSFTLLPQHVVRLILARDELRADEFTKFQAALMWSKKYCDTDPNINLKEVIGNFLEYIQFHKIPANVLMREVHPLGLVPYSIIMNALAYQADPASIDPGKLSPARVRRAGRSMSVQSSLDPYGSNTTLSSTGSSDVPSSDSRHN; this comes from the exons ATGCGAAGCGGAGCGTTAGCAGCGATGGAGGCGGAGCCAGACCTCAGCACCTTCGAGAACAAGTCGGGGCTGGCCGAAGACATGAAGTTCCTCGCGTCCATGCCAGAACTATGTGACGTCACGTTCCTCGTAGGAGACACCAGGGAGCCAGTGTGTGCTGTGAAGGCTGTGCTGGCTGCTAGGAGCAG AGTATTCCAAAAAATGCTATACCAAGCTCCGAGTCCTCAAAGGAAGAAGGAGCCTGCCCCTCGGGAGAATAAGCTGCGGCTATTCCTAAAACGATCTTCAGAACCTCTTCTTAATCTTCAAAATGCTGCACAACAG AGATCCGCTTTCGCGCAGCAATTGGCACCAATACAAGag CCATCGTCGCAGCAGCATCAGACGCTGATCATCGAGGAGTTTGAGCCTGATGTGTTCCGTCAGCTCATTGAATACATTCACACTGGGTGTGTTACTCTGCAGCCCAGGACCTTGCTTG GTGTGATGAACGCCGCAGACTACTACGGTTTGGACGAGCTCCGCCGCGCCTGCGCTGGTTTTGTCCAGTGCTGCATCACCGTGGACACAGTGTGCGCTTTGCTGGCCTCTGCTGAGCGTTATATACAGTATAAGTGCACCAAGTCTTTGGTGCAGAAG GTTCTGGAGTTCGTGGACGAGCATGGAAACGAAGTCCTCAACCTGGGCTCCTTCACCCTTCTGCCCCAACATGTCGTGAGGCTGATCCTCGCCAGGGACGAGCTTAGAGCCGATGAGTTTACTAAATTTCAG GCGGCCCTCATGTGGAGCAAGAAGTACTGCGACACCGACCCCAACATCAACCTGAAAGAAGTAATAGGGAATTTCCTCGAGTACATACAATTCCACAAGATTCCGGCCAACGTGCTGATGCGCGAGGTGCACCCGCTGGGTCTGGTGCCGTACTCCATCATCATGAACGCGCTCGCTTATCAG GCAGACCCGGCCAGCATAGACCCAGGCAAGCTGTCCCCGGCGCGGGTCCGGCGCGCTGGACGTTCCATGTCCGTGCAGTCTTCGCTCGACCCCTACGGTTCCAACACCACCCTATCCTCCACCGGCTCGAGTGACGTCCCGTCGTCTGACTCTAGGCACAACTAA
- the LOC134745900 gene encoding serine-enriched protein isoform X2 yields MRSGALAAMEAEPDLSTFENKSGLAEDMKFLASMPELCDVTFLVGDTREPVCAVKAVLAARSRVFQKMLYQAPSPQRKKEPAPRENKLRLFLKRSSEPLLNLQNAAQQPSSQQHQTLIIEEFEPDVFRQLIEYIHTGCVTLQPRTLLGVMNAADYYGLDELRRACAGFVQCCITVDTVCALLASAERYIQYKCTKSLVQKVLEFVDEHGNEVLNLGSFTLLPQHVVRLILARDELRADEFTKFQAALMWSKKYCDTDPNINLKEVIGNFLEYIQFHKIPANVLMREVHPLGLVPYSIIMNALAYQADPASIDPGKLSPARVRRAGRSMSVQSSLDPYGSNTTLSSTGSSDVPSSDSRHN; encoded by the exons ATGCGAAGCGGAGCGTTAGCAGCGATGGAGGCGGAGCCAGACCTCAGCACCTTCGAGAACAAGTCGGGGCTGGCCGAAGACATGAAGTTCCTCGCGTCCATGCCAGAACTATGTGACGTCACGTTCCTCGTAGGAGACACCAGGGAGCCAGTGTGTGCTGTGAAGGCTGTGCTGGCTGCTAGGAGCAG AGTATTCCAAAAAATGCTATACCAAGCTCCGAGTCCTCAAAGGAAGAAGGAGCCTGCCCCTCGGGAGAATAAGCTGCGGCTATTCCTAAAACGATCTTCAGAACCTCTTCTTAATCTTCAAAATGCTGCACAACAG CCATCGTCGCAGCAGCATCAGACGCTGATCATCGAGGAGTTTGAGCCTGATGTGTTCCGTCAGCTCATTGAATACATTCACACTGGGTGTGTTACTCTGCAGCCCAGGACCTTGCTTG GTGTGATGAACGCCGCAGACTACTACGGTTTGGACGAGCTCCGCCGCGCCTGCGCTGGTTTTGTCCAGTGCTGCATCACCGTGGACACAGTGTGCGCTTTGCTGGCCTCTGCTGAGCGTTATATACAGTATAAGTGCACCAAGTCTTTGGTGCAGAAG GTTCTGGAGTTCGTGGACGAGCATGGAAACGAAGTCCTCAACCTGGGCTCCTTCACCCTTCTGCCCCAACATGTCGTGAGGCTGATCCTCGCCAGGGACGAGCTTAGAGCCGATGAGTTTACTAAATTTCAG GCGGCCCTCATGTGGAGCAAGAAGTACTGCGACACCGACCCCAACATCAACCTGAAAGAAGTAATAGGGAATTTCCTCGAGTACATACAATTCCACAAGATTCCGGCCAACGTGCTGATGCGCGAGGTGCACCCGCTGGGTCTGGTGCCGTACTCCATCATCATGAACGCGCTCGCTTATCAG GCAGACCCGGCCAGCATAGACCCAGGCAAGCTGTCCCCGGCGCGGGTCCGGCGCGCTGGACGTTCCATGTCCGTGCAGTCTTCGCTCGACCCCTACGGTTCCAACACCACCCTATCCTCCACCGGCTCGAGTGACGTCCCGTCGTCTGACTCTAGGCACAACTAA